A genomic window from Candidatus Methylacidiphilum fumarolicum includes:
- a CDS encoding NAD(P)H-dependent oxidoreductase subunit E: MNQKLLDSLAFYSTKPNGLIPFYHKVQEEIGYIPKEFLPQIASSFNLSQAEVYGVLTFYADFRTKPPGKNIIKICRAEACQANGCHRVIEKAKETLKIDFGGTTADGKVTLLPTFCFGNCANGPSVALNGKLYGRVDARKIENLIHSLP; the protein is encoded by the coding sequence ATGAACCAAAAACTACTGGACAGCTTAGCTTTCTATTCTACGAAACCCAATGGGCTTATTCCCTTCTATCATAAAGTACAAGAAGAAATTGGGTATATTCCTAAAGAATTTCTACCTCAGATTGCTTCTTCTTTCAATCTTTCTCAAGCTGAAGTGTATGGTGTTCTTACTTTTTATGCTGACTTTCGAACTAAGCCTCCAGGAAAAAACATCATAAAGATTTGTCGAGCTGAAGCCTGTCAAGCCAATGGCTGTCATAGAGTGATAGAAAAAGCAAAAGAAACGTTGAAAATTGATTTTGGTGGGACGACCGCTGATGGCAAAGTGACATTACTACCTACTTTTTGTTTTGGCAATTGCGCTAATGGTCCTTCGGTGGCTCTCAATGGAAAGCTCTACGGAAGAGTTGATGCTCGAAAAATTGAAAACCTAATCCACTCCTTACCCTAG